A region of the Zymomonas mobilis subsp. mobilis ATCC 10988 genome:
GATGGTGTCTATGATGCCGATCCCAAAAAGGTAAAAGAAGCCAGACGCTATGACTGCGTTTCTTTTAATCGTGTTCTTGCTGACGACTTGAAAGTTATGGATGCAAGCGCAACCGCTTTATGTCGCGATAACAATATCCCGATCGTTGTTTTCAATATTCGGGAACAAGGCAATTTTAGCCGTGTTCTTAAGGGCGACGGTGTGTCAACGATAGTATGTAATGAGGAAGAATAATGGCTGCCTATAATAAAGCCGATCTGGAACGGCGTATGAAAGGCGCAGTGGAATCATTGAAGAGTGATTTCTCCGGTCTCAGAACAGGACGCGCCTCGACCAGTTTGCTCGATCCGGTTACCGTTGATGTTTACGGTGCCAATATGCCCCTTAATCAGGTGGCGACTGTTTCTGTCCCCGAACCCCGTATGATTACTGTTCAGGTCTGGGACAAAAGCAATGTCACGCCCGTGGATAAGGCCATCCGTTCAGCTGGTTTAGGTTTGAACCCTGTGGTTGATGGTCAGATGCTTCGTTTGCCTATTCCTGATTTGACGGAAGAACGTCGTAAAGAGCTGGCAAAACTGGTCGGACAATATTCTGAAAAAGCACGTATTGCTGTCCGCAATGTTCGCCGCGATGGTAATGACCAGATCAAGCAGGATGAAAAGAAAAACGAAATCAGCGAAGACGAGAAGAAGCGCTTCGAAAATGAAGTGCAGAAACTGACGGATAAGACAATCGCTGATATCGATGCGCTGGCTGTGCATAAAGAAAAGGAAATCCTTGGCAAGTGATAGCCCCGCTGGCCAATTCTGCGGTAAAACCGCATAAGTCCGCATCCTTTGTGCCTCGTCATGTTGCCATCATTATGGATGGCAATGGACGATGGGCTTCTGCGCGCCATTTACCTAGAATTGCTGGGCACAAAAAGGGTGCCGATGCGGTCAAAACAACGGTGCGGGCTGCCGCGGAGATGGGTATTGAGGTTCTAACCTTATATGCTTTTTCTTCTGAAAATTGGCGCCGTCCTGCTAGCGAAGTCGCTGATCTTATGGGATTATTGCGGCTTTGCCTTCGGCAGGAAATGCACAACATCAAAGAGCGTGGCATCTGCCTTAAGGTGATTGGCGATTATACACGCCTCGATCAGGATCTGGTCGCTTTACTCAATCAAGCGATTGAAATTACCGCTAATAACACAAGGCTAACTTTAGTTTTTGCCTTGAATTATGGCGCACAAGACGAATTGGTGCATGTCACTAAACGCATTGCAGAGAAGGCTAGAGAAGGGCAGCTTGATCCCGAAAATATTGATGTCGGGACAATTGAATCTCTGTTATATACCCATGATTTACCGCCCCTTGATCTAGTTATCAGAACTTCTGGTGAAAAGCGCTTGTCCAATTTCTTATTATGGCAAGCCGCTTATGCGGAGTTACTGTTTATAGATACCTTATGGCCTGATTTCGGCAGCGAAACTCTGAAAGCTGCGGTAGAAGAATATGCACGCCGAGAAAGGCGCTATGGTGGCTTGTGAGTGAGCTAAAACTTCGTATTATTGTTGGACTCTTATTAGCGGTTCTGGCAGTTGGCCTTATCTGGGCGGGCGGCTATGTCTTTGCTCTATCGGCTGCGGTCATCGCTGCCTTAATATTCCGCGAATGGCGGCATCTGACCGGCGCCTCTTTAGGCTGGATAATTGCCGGTTTTTTTTATGCCCTTTTACCCGTATTAGCACTGACTTCATTGCGATTGCAGCCTAATGGCCTATGGCTGGTAAGCTGGATTGTGGCGGTTACAGCCGCAACCGATATCGGGGCTTTTTTTTCGGGGAGGCTCATTGGCGGCGCCAAAATATGTCCGGCCTTAAG
Encoded here:
- the frr gene encoding ribosome recycling factor — translated: MAAYNKADLERRMKGAVESLKSDFSGLRTGRASTSLLDPVTVDVYGANMPLNQVATVSVPEPRMITVQVWDKSNVTPVDKAIRSAGLGLNPVVDGQMLRLPIPDLTEERRKELAKLVGQYSEKARIAVRNVRRDGNDQIKQDEKKNEISEDEKKRFENEVQKLTDKTIADIDALAVHKEKEILGK
- a CDS encoding phosphatidate cytidylyltransferase — protein: MSELKLRIIVGLLLAVLAVGLIWAGGYVFALSAAVIAALIFREWRHLTGASLGWIIAGFFYALLPVLALTSLRLQPNGLWLVSWIVAVTAATDIGAFFSGRLIGGAKICPALSPKKTWSGLIGGMIAAAITAYFIADFGQLPSVMKIAGAPMAVVAQAGDFFESWLKRRANVKDSGNLLPGHGGIMDRVDGLLPVALLTDILIKIGAFL
- a CDS encoding isoprenyl transferase, whose translation is MIAPLANSAVKPHKSASFVPRHVAIIMDGNGRWASARHLPRIAGHKKGADAVKTTVRAAAEMGIEVLTLYAFSSENWRRPASEVADLMGLLRLCLRQEMHNIKERGICLKVIGDYTRLDQDLVALLNQAIEITANNTRLTLVFALNYGAQDELVHVTKRIAEKAREGQLDPENIDVGTIESLLYTHDLPPLDLVIRTSGEKRLSNFLLWQAAYAELLFIDTLWPDFGSETLKAAVEEYARRERRYGGL